One Stigmatella aurantiaca genomic window, CACCGGCCCCGTGGGGGTGATGAAGGAAGTGGAGGCGGCGTTCCTGGCCGCCAGCCCCCACGTCACCGTGCTGCGCCCGGGCTTCTTCATGGAGAACCTGCTGCGCAGCATGGACTCCATCGCGAAGGCGGGGGCCATCTTCCAGCCGTTCCCCGCGGACCGGCGCGTGCCCATGGTGGCCACGGGGGACATCGCCGCGAAGGCGGCCGAGGTGTTCCTGGACACGGCGTGGACGGGCCACCGCTACCTGGGCGTGCACGGCCCCGCGGACTTGTCGCACCGCGAGGTGGCGGAGATCCTCTCGCGGGAGCTGGGCAAGCCGGTGCAGTACACCGAAGTGACGCTGGAGCAGGCCCGGCAGGCGATGCTCGGGGCGGGCATGCCGGCCTTCCTCGTGGAGCTGTTCCTGGAGATGTACGCGGCCATCCCCGAGGGGCGCATGGACGCGGCCGAGCCCCGCACGGCGGAGACCACCACCCCGACGACGCTGGCGCACTTCGCCCAGGACGTGCTCCGCCCCCAACTGGCGGCCTCCGCCCGCTAGCCTGGGGTCCGTCCCGGCACGCGGCCGCCCGGAAGGGGTGGGCGGCGCGGGGAAAGCAGGGTAGATGCACAGGGGTCATGCTGTCCTATCCCATGCCCCTGTGTGTGGCGCCGATGATGGACTGGACCGACCGGCACTGCCGGTACTTCCACCGTCAGCTCAGCCGGCGCACTCTGCTCTACACGGAGATGCTCACCACGGGCGCCGTCATCCATGGGGACCGGGACCGGCTCCTGGGGTTCGATGTGGCCGAGCACCCCGTGGCCCTCCAGCTCGGAGGCTCCGAGCCCGCGGCGCTGGCCGAGGCCGCGCGCATCGGCGAGGCGTGGGGCTATGACGAAATCAACCTCAACGTCGGCTGCCCGAGTGACCGGGTGCAGTCGGGCCGCTTCGGCGCGTGCCTCATGGCCGAGCCCGAGCTGGTGGCCCGGCTGGTGGGCGCCATGCGCGAGGCGGTGCGCATCCCCGTGACGGTCAAGTCGCGCATCGCCATCGATGACATGGAGGAGTGGCCCACGCTGGAGCGCTTCGTGCGGCTCGTCTCCGCGCAGGGCTGCTCGCGCTTCATCGTGCACGCGCGCAAGGCGTGGCTCCAGGGCCTGAGCCCCAAGGAGAACCGGGACATTCCGCCGCTGCGCTACGAGCTGGTGTACCGGCTCAAGCAGGAGCTCCCCGCGCTCGACATCAGCATCAACGGCGGCATCAAGACGCTGGAGGCCGCGGCCGAGCACCTGCGGCACGTGGACGGGGTGATGATTGGCCGGGCCGCGTACGAGAACCCGTACCTCCTGGCCGAGGCCGACCAGCGGCTCTTCGGCGGCACGGAGGCGCCGAAGGACCGGCACGAGGTGGTGGAGGGGATGCTGCCCTACATGGAAGCGCGGCGGAGCCAGGGCGCGCCGCTCAACGCCATCACCCGGCACATGCTCGGGCTCTTCCAGGGGCTGCCGGGGGCCCGGGCCTGGCGCCGGCACCTGAGCGAGAACATCCACAAGCCGGGCGCGGGGCCGGAGGTGGTTCAGGCCGCGCTCGCGCTGGTGCCCCGCGTCTCCCCCGCCGGGGTGGCGGCCTGAGGCTCAACACCTTGCCCCGCATATAATGATGCGGGGGGCCCCGGGATGAAGGTCTCTGTGGGTAAAGGTGGGTGATTTCCCTATGGACGGAAGGGCAGGGGGGCCACCTTCACGGTGGGGCCCTCGGCGAGCGTCAGCTCCGTGCCCGGATCCAGGTGGTCCCGGTGGACGTAGCCCAGCGCGACGCGCTGGCCCTGGGCCGGGGAGTGCACCACGCTGGTGAGCCAGCCCACCTTCTTCTCGCCCTTGCGCAGCTCCGTGCCGGGCACGGCCTCGGCCTCGCCGAGCAGCAGGCCGGTGAGCTTGCGGTTCATGTGGCCGCGGAAGGTGGCGCGGGCAATCACCTCCTGCCCGATGTAGCAGCCCTTGTTGTACGAGATGGCGCTCGTGAGGTTCGCCTCCAGGGGAATGGTGGTGTCCACCATGTCCTGCCCGTAGCGCGGCACCCCCGCCTCCACCCGCAGCAGCTCCAGCGCCCCGAAGCCCAGGGGCTTCAGCCCGTGCGGCCCGCCCGCCGCCACGAGCGCACCCCAGACGCGCTCCAGCGCCTCGCGGGGCACCCACAGGTCCACCCCGTGCGGCTCGAAGGGCGGGGGGCTCAGCACCCCCACCGGCGCCCCGGCCAGCGTCACCGTCCGGCTCTGCGCGGCCCCGAGCGGCTCGAAGGGGGCCCCCAGGGCCGCGGCCAGCACCTCGGGCGTCCGGGGACCGAGCAGCCGCAGGAGCGCCAGCTCCCCGGTGGCCTCGTGCAGCTCGGCGTCCTCGGAGATGAGGTATTTGTCCAGGAACTCCCGGACCTTGGCGCCCGTGCCGGGCTCCAGGTCCATCAGCAGGTCGGCCTCCCGCTTGAGCAGGCGGGCATCGGCCACCATGGCCCCCTTGGCGGTGATGAGGGCCGCATAGGCGACAGCGCCCACGGCGAGCCCCTTCACCTCCTGGGTCACCATGCCGTGCAGGAAGCTCGCGCGGTCTTCCCCCGTTATCCGGAGCGTCTCGCGGTAGGAGGCGTCGTGGAGGGCCACGGCCTCTCGTGCCGCTCGATACTCGGCCTCCGAGTCTCCATAATCGGCCACCGCTTCCCGGCCGCCAAGATTCG contains:
- a CDS encoding NmrA family NAD(P)-binding protein, whose product is MSIVINTPNGSIGRGLAEKLLAAGKALTVISRSPDKVAELAKRGARVIEGSIDEPAVLERALAGAEALFWLTPPATRPDYHAWAVQAARAAAQAVKAHGVKRVVVLSSVGAQTGRGTGPVGVMKEVEAAFLAASPHVTVLRPGFFMENLLRSMDSIAKAGAIFQPFPADRRVPMVATGDIAAKAAEVFLDTAWTGHRYLGVHGPADLSHREVAEILSRELGKPVQYTEVTLEQARQAMLGAGMPAFLVELFLEMYAAIPEGRMDAAEPRTAETTTPTTLAHFAQDVLRPQLAASAR
- the dusA gene encoding tRNA dihydrouridine(20/20a) synthase DusA; the encoded protein is MLSYPMPLCVAPMMDWTDRHCRYFHRQLSRRTLLYTEMLTTGAVIHGDRDRLLGFDVAEHPVALQLGGSEPAALAEAARIGEAWGYDEINLNVGCPSDRVQSGRFGACLMAEPELVARLVGAMREAVRIPVTVKSRIAIDDMEEWPTLERFVRLVSAQGCSRFIVHARKAWLQGLSPKENRDIPPLRYELVYRLKQELPALDISINGGIKTLEAAAEHLRHVDGVMIGRAAYENPYLLAEADQRLFGGTEAPKDRHEVVEGMLPYMEARRSQGAPLNAITRHMLGLFQGLPGARAWRRHLSENIHKPGAGPEVVQAALALVPRVSPAGVAA
- a CDS encoding aminomethyltransferase family protein; amino-acid sequence: MEPLSLHFLHEQAGAHFSNLGGREAVADYGDSEAEYRAAREAVALHDASYRETLRITGEDRASFLHGMVTQEVKGLAVGAVAYAALITAKGAMVADARLLKREADLLMDLEPGTGAKVREFLDKYLISEDAELHEATGELALLRLLGPRTPEVLAAALGAPFEPLGAAQSRTVTLAGAPVGVLSPPPFEPHGVDLWVPREALERVWGALVAAGGPHGLKPLGFGALELLRVEAGVPRYGQDMVDTTIPLEANLTSAISYNKGCYIGQEVIARATFRGHMNRKLTGLLLGEAEAVPGTELRKGEKKVGWLTSVVHSPAQGQRVALGYVHRDHLDPGTELTLAEGPTVKVAPLPFRP